In Dromaius novaehollandiae isolate bDroNov1 chromosome 14, bDroNov1.hap1, whole genome shotgun sequence, a genomic segment contains:
- the NOMO2 gene encoding BOS complex subunit NOMO2: MGCWAAAALALGCALCCARARGSEDIVVGCGGFVKSDVEINYSLIEIKLYTKHGTLKYQTDCAPNNGYFMIPLYDKGDFILKIEPPLGWSFEPTSVDIHVDGINDICTKGGDINFVFTGFSVNGKVLSKGQALGPAGVQVVLRNAGSDINIQATVTQPGGKFAFFKVLPGEYEIFASHPTWTLKEANTMVRVTSSNAYAASPLIVAGYNVSGSVRSDGEPMKGVMFLLFSSSVTKEDVMGCNTSPVDGFQSRDESLSYLCNVVSKEDGSFTFLSLPSGKYTVIPFYRGERITFDVAPSRLDFFVEHDSLQIEPVFHVMGFSVTGRVLNGPEGEGVADATVTLNNQIKVKTKADGSFRLENITTGTYTIHARKEHLFFDTITVKIAPNTPQLADIIATGFSVCGHISVTRFPDTIKQINKYKVTMMPQDKDKASLVTTETDPHGTFCFKAKSGTYNIQVIVPEAETRAGLALKPKTFPVTVRDRPVMDVTFSQFLASVSGKISCLDVCGDLMVTLQSVSRQGEKRNLQLSGSMDSVAFTFENVLPGKYKISIVHEDWCWKNKSLELEVMEEDVSGVEFRQTGYMLRCSLSHAITLEFYQDENGPENVGIYNLSKGVNRFCLSKPGVYEVTPRSCHRFEHEYYTYDTSSPSILTLTAIRHHVLGTISTDKLMDVTVTIKSSIDSEPALVLGPLKSVQELRREQQLAEIEARRQEREKKGQEEEGTKPPVQEMVEELQGPFLYEFSYWARSGEKITVTPSSKELLFYPPYVETVVSGESCPGKLIEIHGKAGLFLEGQIHPELEGVEIVIGEKGSTSPLITVFTDDKGAYSVGPLHSDLEYTVTAQKEGFILTAVEGTVGDFKAFALAGVTFEIKSEDDQALAGVLLSLSGGVFRSNLLTQDNGMLTFSNLSPGQYYFKPMMKEFRFEPSSQMIEVQEGQNLKIRITGYRTAYSCYGTVSSLNGEPEQGVSVEAVGQKECSIYGEDTITDEEGKFRLRGLLPGCVYHVQLKAEGNDHIERALPQHRAIEVGNSDIDDVNIIAFRQINQFDLSGNVITSSEYLSTLCVKLYKSENLDNPIHTVNLGQSLFFHFPPLLRDGENYVVLLDSTLSKSQYDYTLPQVSFTAIGYHKHITLIFSPSRKLPEQDIAQGSYIALPLTLLLLLAGYNHDKLIPLLLQLTTRLQGVRALGQAGSDTGGPEDAKRQTKKQKTRRT; encoded by the exons atGGGGtgctgggccgcggcggcgctggcgctgggctgCGCGCTGTGCTGCGCCCGGGCGCGCGGCTCCGAGGACATCGTCGTGGGCTGCGGCGGCTTCGTCAAGTCCGACGTGGAGATCAACTACTCCCTCATCGAg ATTAAGTTATACACTAAGCATGGTACTCTGAAATACCAGACCGACTGCGCTCCGAACAACGGCTATTTCATGATTCCCCTCTACGATAAG GGGGATTTCATTCTTAAAATTGAGCCTCCCCTAGGGTGGAGTTTCG AACCAACCAGTGTAGACATCCATGTGGATGGCATTAATGACATTTGCACAAAGGGAGGCGATATTAACTTTGTGTTTACTGGATTTTCTGTGAACGGAAAG GTTCTCAGCAAAGGTCAGGCATTAGGTCCTGCTGGAGTCCAGGTTGTACTGAGAAATGCTGGCAGTGACATAAACATACAAGCAACTGTTACCCAGCCTGGAGGAAA GTTCGCTTTCTTTAAAGTGCTTCCTGGTGAATATGAAATCTTTGCATCTCATCCTACCTGGACGTTGAAAGAG GCAAATACAATGGTACGGGTGACCAGTTCTAATGCTTATGCTGCCAGTCCTCTGATTGTTGCTGGCTACAATGTTTCTGGGTCAGTAAGGAGTGATGGAGAACCCATGAAAGGAGtcatgtttcttcttttctcttcctcagtcaCCAAAGAG GATGTCATGGGCTGTAATACTTCTCCAGTGGATGGATTCCAGTCCAGAGATGAGTCTTTATCCTATTTGTGCAATGTTGTATCAAAAGAAGATGGATCTTTcacctttctttctctgcctAGTGGGAAATACACTGTG ATCCCATTCTACAGGGGTGAGAGAATTACCTTTGATGTTGCACCGTCTAGATTGGACttctttgtagaacatgacagtTTACAAATTGAG ccTGTTTTCCATGTGATGGGTTTCTCTGTCACAGGCAGGGTGTTGAATGGTCCTGAAGGGGAAGGAGTTGCTGATGCCACTGTGACTCTAAACAATCAGATTAAAG TAAAAACAAAAGCCGATGGCTCTTTCCGCCTTGAGAACATAACAACAGGTACATACACAATTCATGCCCGGAAAGAGCACCTTTTTTTTGATACTATTACGGTGAAAATTGCACCAAATACACCTCAGTTAGCAGACATCATAGCAACAGG attCAGTGTGTGTGGCCACATCTCAGTAACTCGTTTCCCTGACACAATCAAACAGATCAATAAGTACAAGGTAACCATGATGCCTCAAGACAAGGACAAAGCATCACTGGTTACAACAGAAACTGACCCTCACGGAACATTTTGTTTTAAGGCAAAATCGGGTACATACAACATTCAG GTAATTGTTCCAGAGGCTGAAACCAGAGCAGGATTGGCTTTGAAACCCAAAACGTTCCCTGTTACTGTTAGAGACAGACCAGTAATGGATGTGACCTTCTCTCAGTTTCTGGCCTCAGTCTCAGGAAAAATCTCTTGTTTAG ATGTTTGTGGTGATCTGATGGTGACCTTACAGTCTGTGAGCCGCCAGGGTGAAAAACGCAACCTTCAGCTCTCAGGAAGCATGGACTCAGTGGCCTTCACATTTGAAAATGTGCTACCGGGCAAATACAAAA TAAGCATTGTACATGAAGACTGGTGCTGGAAGAATAAGTCTTTGGAGCTGGAAGTCATGGAGGAAGATGTTTCAGGAGTAGAATTCAGACAGACTGGATATATGCTGAGATGTTCTCTTTCCCATGCAATTACGCTG GAATTTTATCAGGATGAAAATGGACCAGAGAATGTCGGCATTTATAACCTGTCCAAAGGAGTTAATAGATTCTGTCTTTCAAAGCCAG GTGTATATGAAGTGACCCCACGTTCCTGCCACCGGTTTGAACATGAATATTACACTTACGATAC GTCCTCTCCTAGTATACTGACGCTCACTGCAATTCGACACCATGTCCTTGGCACAATTTCAACCGATAAACTAATGGATGTGACTGTTACCATTAA ATCATCCATTGACAGTGAACCTGCCTTAGTTTTAGGGCCCCTGAAGTCTGTACAGGAGTTGCGTagggagcagcagctggcagaaatTGAGGCCCGCcgacaggagagagaaaagaagggtCAAGAGGAGGAAGGAACAAAGCCACCAGTGCAAGAAATGGTGGAGGAACTCCAAGGACCATTCTTGTATGAATTTTCCTACTGGGCAAG GTCTGGAGAGAAAATTACTGTGACGCCTTCATCGAAAGAGCTTCTTTTCTACCCACCTTATGTGGAAACAGTTGTTAGTGGAG agagctgtcctggaaAGCTGATAGAGATTCATGGAAAAGCAGGCTTATTTCTGGAAGGGCAGATTCATCCTGAACTGGAGGGCGTGGAGATTGTCATAGGTGAAAAGGGATCAACTTCCCCACTCATCACAGTTTTCACTGATGACAAAGGTGCTTACAG TGTTGGGCCACTCCACAGTGACTTGGAATATACCGTTACTGCTCAGAAAGAAGGGTTTATTTTGACTGCGGTAGAAGGAACAGTTGGGGACTTCAAAGCTTTTGCCCTTGCTGGGGTGACGTTCGAG ATCAAATCTGAGGATGACCAAGCTCTTGCTGGAGTTCTCCTGTCCCTCAGTGGTGGGGTGTTCCGGTCCAACCTCCTTACCCAGGATAACGGCATGCTGACTTTTTCCAATCTG agcccagggcagtaTTATTTTAAACCCATGATGAAAGAGTTTCGCTTTGAACCATCATCACAAATGATCGAAGTTCAGGAAGGACAGAATCTTAAAATCCGAATAACTGGTTACAGAACAGCTTACAG TTGTTACGGCACAGTTTCCTCTTTAAATGGAGAGCCTGAGCAGGGAGTCTCGGTAGAAGCTGTGGGTCAGAAAGAGTGCAGCATCTATGGAGAAGACACGATAACTGATGAAGAGGGCAAATTCAGGCTACGTGGCCTTCTG CCTGGCTGTGTATATCATGTCCAACTCAAAGCTGAAGGCAATGATCATATTGAAAGAGCTTTACCGCAGCATCGGGCAATTGAG GTTGGGAACAGTGACATTGATGATGTTAATATTATAGCGTTCCGGCAAATTAATCAATTTGATTTAAGTGGAAATGTGATTACATCCTCAGAATATCTCTCCACGTTATGT GTGAAGCTTTACAAAAGTGAAAACCTTGACAACCCAATTCATACGGTCAACTTAGGCCAATCcctctttttccatttcccaCCACTGCTCCGAGATGGAGAG AATTATGTGGTGCTTCTGGATTCTACATTGTCAAAATCACAGTATGATTACACCCTACCTCAAGTTTCATTCACTGCCATTGGATACCATAAACACATCACGTTGATCTTTAGTCCCTCT AGAAAGCTGCCTGAACAAGATATTGCCCAAGGATCTTACATTGCATTGCCACTGACGCTGCTTCTGTTGTTGGCTGGCTACAACCATGATAAG ctcattcccttgctgctgcagctgacgACTCGACTGCAAGGAGTACGTGCGCTCGGACAGGCAGGTTCTGACACAGGTGGCCCAGAGGATGCAAAGAGACAAACgaaaaaacagaagacaagaCGGACGTGA